One part of the Candidatus Flexicrinis affinis genome encodes these proteins:
- a CDS encoding membrane dipeptidase: MSIVVDAHQDIAYNTLKYGRDYRRSALVARTHEPKSTPSATIGLPEAIAGRVAVVCATLFVAPAESDWTPTGNEKTYSDPQEAYTYASEQLDYYERLADESDRIIVVKTAANLDSVLATWKSDTPVHLRKQGLVVLMEGADPIVEPRQFEEWYARGVRIVGTAWQRTRYSGGTGAPGGLTTLGRELLDVMASFGALLDLSHMAEKSFYEACDSYEGPIFASHSNPRKFCETDRHLSDDMIRTLAERGGVMGTVLYNRFLSNTWKRGDPKGDITLKVVADVIDHVCQVTGSAAHVGIGSDFDGGFGSEMIPLEMDTVGDLLLVGKVLRERGFSDADVEAVLSGNMLRKIREALPK, translated from the coding sequence ATGAGTATTGTCGTAGACGCGCACCAGGACATCGCCTACAACACCTTGAAATACGGCCGCGATTACCGGCGCAGCGCGCTGGTCGCGCGGACTCACGAACCTAAGAGTACACCCTCGGCGACGATCGGCTTGCCAGAGGCCATCGCCGGGCGAGTCGCCGTCGTGTGCGCCACGCTTTTCGTGGCCCCGGCCGAAAGCGACTGGACGCCGACCGGCAACGAGAAGACGTACTCCGACCCTCAAGAAGCATATACGTATGCGTCCGAGCAGTTGGATTATTACGAACGACTGGCTGACGAATCTGACCGCATCATCGTGGTCAAGACCGCGGCCAATCTCGATTCCGTGCTGGCAACATGGAAATCCGACACGCCGGTGCACCTCCGCAAGCAGGGCTTGGTCGTGCTGATGGAAGGGGCCGATCCGATCGTCGAGCCGCGCCAGTTCGAAGAATGGTACGCGCGCGGGGTGCGAATCGTCGGCACGGCGTGGCAGCGCACGCGCTATAGCGGCGGAACGGGCGCGCCGGGCGGATTAACGACACTGGGACGTGAACTGCTCGACGTCATGGCGTCGTTCGGGGCGCTGCTCGACCTGTCGCACATGGCGGAGAAGTCCTTCTACGAGGCATGCGACAGCTACGAGGGGCCGATCTTCGCCAGCCACAGCAACCCGCGCAAGTTCTGCGAGACCGACCGCCATCTGTCCGACGACATGATCCGCACGCTGGCCGAGCGCGGCGGTGTGATGGGCACGGTGCTGTACAACCGCTTTCTGTCGAACACGTGGAAGCGCGGCGACCCCAAAGGCGACATCACGCTTAAGGTGGTGGCCGATGTGATCGACCACGTGTGTCAGGTGACCGGGTCGGCGGCGCATGTCGGGATCGGCAGCGACTTCGACGGCGGATTCGGCAGCGAGATGATCCCGCTGGAGATGGATACCGTGGGTGATCTGCTCCTCGTCGGCAAGGTGCTGCGCGAGCGCGGCTTCAGCGACGCGGATGTGGAAGCCGTCCTCAGCGGCAACATGCTGCGCAAGATCCGCGAGGCGCTGCCCAAGTAG
- a CDS encoding molybdopterin-dependent oxidoreductase gives MMSAPAQIRPPGILTGILVGILIALPVIAIFFALNALLALPVLPINVMDWLPNNLPNDLLNFGKQTMADVLVALNIGRLDQVAKIAEGIIGTATLFGMIVVAVAAIFVIARSQKGPRAGTLTGLIVGLVLGVLLVLMYTSLPLVQFERANYLLIDSAYIMLMLIGSGLVAGVIYDRLSRLPESSGDAAASAEQLNRRQFLVRVGGSTATLTVAGAVVSLLRSAGSAEPIEEVATIDTPTPTGPVEVVGMSDDFTAAPGTRPEYTPLENHYRIDIVSRPPEIDAATWTLPMVGLVNNPQNFTLDQLREMDAVSQIVTISCISNSIGGDLISTTKWTGVKMQDLIVMADPQPEATYLKITCADGFDEYVNLDLIREDERIILAYAWDDRPLLQKHGFPVRIYIPNHYGMKQPKWITNMEFVPEWEEGYWVRRGWSASALVQTTSVVDTVASDDTFEQDGVTYVPIGGIAYSGSKGISRVEVSIDEGEWVPATLKTPLSELTWVLWRYDWPFAEGAHSFRVRTFDGNGGIQRSEVTPQRPDGATGIHRVTRVL, from the coding sequence ATGATGTCCGCACCCGCACAGATTCGTCCACCCGGCATTCTGACCGGCATTCTCGTCGGCATCCTGATCGCGCTGCCGGTCATCGCGATCTTCTTCGCGCTCAACGCGCTGTTGGCGCTGCCCGTGCTGCCGATCAACGTCATGGATTGGCTGCCCAACAACCTGCCCAACGATCTGCTCAATTTCGGCAAGCAAACCATGGCTGACGTGCTTGTCGCGCTCAACATCGGACGATTGGATCAGGTCGCGAAGATCGCCGAGGGCATCATCGGCACGGCGACACTGTTTGGCATGATCGTCGTCGCGGTCGCAGCGATATTCGTGATCGCCCGCTCGCAGAAGGGTCCCCGCGCGGGGACGCTCACCGGCCTGATCGTCGGACTGGTGTTGGGTGTGCTGCTTGTGCTGATGTACACCAGCCTGCCGCTCGTGCAGTTCGAGCGCGCCAACTATCTGCTGATCGACAGCGCGTACATCATGCTCATGCTGATCGGGTCGGGCTTGGTCGCCGGCGTGATCTACGACCGGCTTTCGCGCCTGCCTGAGTCAAGCGGCGATGCCGCTGCCAGCGCGGAGCAGCTCAATCGACGCCAATTCCTCGTGCGAGTCGGTGGCAGCACGGCGACGTTGACAGTCGCCGGCGCGGTCGTCAGCCTGCTGCGCAGTGCAGGATCTGCCGAACCGATCGAAGAAGTCGCCACGATCGACACGCCGACGCCAACCGGGCCGGTCGAGGTCGTCGGCATGAGCGATGACTTCACCGCTGCGCCGGGCACCCGCCCTGAATATACGCCGCTGGAGAATCACTACCGCATCGACATCGTCAGCCGCCCGCCGGAGATCGACGCGGCCACGTGGACGCTGCCGATGGTCGGCCTCGTCAACAACCCACAGAACTTCACGCTCGATCAACTGCGCGAGATGGACGCCGTCAGCCAGATCGTCACGATCTCGTGCATCAGCAACAGCATCGGCGGCGACCTCATCAGCACGACCAAATGGACCGGCGTGAAGATGCAGGACCTGATCGTCATGGCCGACCCGCAGCCCGAAGCGACCTACCTCAAGATCACCTGCGCTGACGGCTTCGACGAATACGTCAACCTCGATCTGATCCGCGAGGACGAGCGCATCATCCTCGCCTATGCCTGGGACGACCGCCCGCTGCTGCAAAAGCACGGCTTCCCGGTGCGCATTTACATTCCGAACCACTACGGCATGAAGCAGCCTAAGTGGATCACCAACATGGAATTCGTGCCGGAGTGGGAAGAAGGCTACTGGGTGCGCCGTGGATGGTCGGCGTCGGCCCTCGTCCAGACGACCTCGGTGGTCGACACGGTCGCCTCTGACGACACGTTCGAGCAGGACGGCGTGACCTATGTGCCGATTGGCGGCATCGCCTACTCAGGCTCGAAGGGCATCAGCCGCGTCGAGGTCAGCATTGACGAAGGCGAGTGGGTGCCGGCCACGCTCAAAACGCCGCTGAGCGAGCTGACGTGGGTGCTGTGGCGTTACGATTGGCCGTTCGCTGAAGGCGCGCACAGCTTCCGCGTGCGGACGTTCGACGGCAACGGCGGTATCCAGCGCTCCGAGGTCACTCCGCAGCGCCCCGACGGCGCGACCGGCATCCACCGCGTTACGCGGGTGCTGTAG
- a CDS encoding rhomboid family intramembrane serine protease: MTLSPGPNPPDDRPVHPLERKPVHPLNRPPTPEPGEDGTPGPQIAKVEFAYNRPKRALVTLTLVGLNIAIFTLAFIAPALNQDLLLNAANQPTAVLDGGQYWRLFTSMFLHAGLAHVLLNMLALYSLGSVLEITFGHARFALIYLLGGLVGSVLSAALNAPITFSVGASGAVFAVFGAEAAHLYSNWRVMGPAARLRLRQVIMFAVLNFSIGFFGNLTGGGVFLIDNWAHVGGFVGGALLATLIGPLYRIEVDQVNTRVIVHDQRPLTRSVPVVIYFAAGLLALLVGAVVVR; this comes from the coding sequence ATGACGTTATCCCCCGGCCCCAACCCGCCAGACGACCGTCCGGTACATCCGCTGGAACGCAAGCCCGTCCATCCGCTTAACCGTCCGCCTACGCCCGAACCCGGCGAGGACGGCACGCCCGGCCCGCAAATCGCCAAAGTGGAATTCGCGTACAACCGGCCCAAGCGCGCGCTCGTGACTCTGACGCTGGTCGGTCTCAACATTGCCATCTTCACGCTGGCGTTCATCGCGCCGGCGCTTAACCAAGACCTGCTGCTCAACGCCGCCAATCAACCGACGGCCGTGCTGGACGGCGGCCAGTACTGGCGCCTGTTCACATCGATGTTCCTGCACGCCGGACTCGCCCATGTGCTGCTCAACATGCTGGCGCTGTACAGCCTCGGCTCGGTGCTGGAGATCACGTTCGGTCACGCTCGCTTCGCTCTGATCTACCTGCTGGGCGGACTGGTCGGCTCGGTCCTGAGCGCCGCGCTCAACGCGCCGATAACCTTCTCGGTCGGCGCATCGGGCGCGGTGTTCGCCGTCTTTGGCGCGGAAGCCGCTCACTTGTACTCCAACTGGCGCGTGATGGGCCCGGCGGCGCGGCTTCGTCTGCGGCAGGTAATCATGTTCGCCGTGCTTAACTTCTCGATCGGCTTCTTCGGTAACCTGACCGGTGGCGGCGTCTTTCTGATCGACAACTGGGCGCACGTCGGCGGGTTCGTCGGCGGGGCGCTGCTGGCGACGCTCATCGGACCGCTGTACCGAATCGAGGTCGATCAGGTCAACACGCGGGTGATTGTGCACGACCAGCGCCCCCTGACCCGCAGTGTCCCGGTCGTGATCTACTTTGCCGCCGGCCTGCTGGCGCTGCTGGTCGGGGCGGTTGTCGTCCGTTAG
- a CDS encoding tetratricopeptide repeat protein: MIVRRDYRYAFRQRRRAQRVRWLLLFTTVVVLGMVAVTVNLDTVRTMAAGALGIKASPTLYPAEYAVLGSEAYQRGNMEDAAAQFVRAVQMQPNNVAYLYEYGKTLIEMNQTTEASTIADRAIAADPNDVRGYALKANALAYSDPTNAIIFALQGQELDPNFAPLYAALSVANTYIFRFSQALAAGERAIELDPSDANSYRAYSTPLIFVGRSEEAIEALETATQINPNLPGAWFELAFEYKNRANNPRRAIAIYQFMVENLEMSAADTAKAYLRICEAYAGADPADFVAAQQNCDRALSIDPNYGSAYRELGRMQYNRRNYEGAIETFETCVALGATDIECWALRGLAHYWMGQCDDAWRVLNEAQQLAGGREDGLIVQVRVGLDNVIDNCPDYRGQAVPTAVPPTAIPPTPIGGL; the protein is encoded by the coding sequence ATGATCGTCCGCAGGGATTACCGTTACGCTTTTCGTCAGCGTCGGCGCGCGCAGCGTGTCCGCTGGCTTCTGCTGTTTACGACAGTGGTCGTCTTGGGCATGGTGGCCGTCACGGTCAACCTCGACACGGTGCGTACGATGGCGGCCGGCGCGCTGGGCATCAAAGCATCGCCTACGCTGTACCCCGCCGAATATGCCGTGCTCGGATCGGAGGCGTATCAGCGCGGGAACATGGAGGACGCCGCAGCACAGTTCGTCCGCGCGGTGCAGATGCAGCCCAACAACGTCGCCTATCTCTACGAGTATGGCAAGACGTTGATCGAGATGAACCAAACGACCGAGGCATCCACCATCGCCGACCGGGCCATCGCCGCCGACCCGAACGACGTACGCGGCTACGCGCTCAAGGCCAATGCGCTTGCCTACAGCGATCCGACCAACGCCATCATCTTCGCGCTGCAAGGGCAGGAGCTCGACCCGAACTTCGCGCCGTTGTACGCCGCGCTGTCTGTCGCCAATACATATATCTTCCGCTTCTCGCAGGCGTTGGCCGCCGGCGAACGTGCCATTGAACTCGACCCGAGCGACGCCAACAGCTACCGCGCCTACTCCACGCCGCTGATCTTCGTCGGCCGTTCGGAGGAAGCGATCGAGGCGCTGGAGACCGCCACGCAGATCAACCCGAACCTGCCGGGCGCGTGGTTCGAACTCGCATTCGAGTACAAGAACCGTGCCAACAACCCGCGCCGCGCCATCGCCATCTATCAATTCATGGTCGAAAACCTAGAGATGTCGGCGGCCGACACGGCCAAGGCGTACCTGCGCATTTGCGAGGCGTACGCCGGCGCCGACCCGGCCGACTTCGTCGCCGCGCAGCAGAACTGCGACCGTGCGCTGTCAATCGACCCGAACTACGGCTCGGCCTATCGCGAGCTGGGGCGCATGCAGTACAACCGCCGCAACTACGAAGGCGCCATCGAGACGTTCGAGACGTGCGTTGCGCTGGGTGCCACGGACATCGAATGCTGGGCGCTGCGTGGTCTGGCGCATTACTGGATGGGCCAATGCGACGACGCATGGCGCGTCCTCAACGAAGCGCAGCAGCTCGCCGGAGGCCGCGAGGACGGCCTGATCGTGCAGGTGCGTGTCGGCCTCGACAACGTCATTGACAACTGCCCGGACTACCGCGGGCAGGCCGTGCCGACCGCCGTTCCGCCCACTGCCATTCCGCCGACGCCGATCGGCGGCCTGTAG
- a CDS encoding tetratricopeptide repeat protein gives MQIHRDYSQPFFGTRRRRRGAGRRWFIVLLALIVVLGFAAYSQRDALQMAVLSAMNMAPTPTPGPAEIVAQARAMRGQGDLTRAAALYEQALAARPDDIDWLYEYGLLLMDLENYTAAVDLGQQAIDIDSFDPRGYALKARGYVWQGDGSAAIPIALSGLNVDGRFAPLHAMLGRAYTLSGNLRAGIDSAEEGVAIDPGDAEARRALAFALNYAAAYDAATEELETALSLEPGNVSIAMELAFQYLALNRDEDAIDLYNTVLKLQPRNSRAMLRLCRAYRKVGQFDEALTQCENAVRADPSYVAAQFQLGLLRYSEPYREFTTAAENFSTCVSLDPSNVECLFRWGLTDYYRYLATNDTALCGSAWDKLNQSLQMADGRPNLEQTITDIQLGMEHVARDCPGNLAAQMPLNLTPVLLVTPTVDPLLAATPEPGA, from the coding sequence ATGCAAATTCACCGTGACTACTCCCAGCCGTTCTTCGGCACACGCCGGCGCCGCCGGGGTGCTGGACGGCGCTGGTTTATCGTGTTGCTGGCGCTCATTGTCGTGCTTGGATTCGCCGCGTACAGCCAGCGTGACGCGCTGCAGATGGCCGTGCTATCGGCAATGAACATGGCCCCGACGCCGACCCCCGGCCCTGCCGAGATTGTGGCGCAGGCGCGGGCCATGCGCGGGCAGGGCGACCTCACGCGTGCGGCGGCTTTGTACGAGCAGGCGCTGGCGGCCCGCCCCGACGACATCGACTGGCTGTATGAATACGGCCTGCTTCTGATGGACCTCGAAAACTACACGGCGGCTGTCGACCTCGGCCAACAAGCCATCGACATCGACTCGTTCGATCCCCGTGGTTATGCGCTCAAGGCGCGCGGGTACGTCTGGCAAGGTGACGGCTCGGCGGCCATCCCGATCGCGCTCAGCGGCCTCAACGTCGACGGACGTTTCGCGCCGCTGCATGCCATGCTCGGGCGCGCCTACACGCTGAGCGGCAACCTGCGCGCCGGCATCGACAGCGCCGAAGAAGGTGTCGCCATCGACCCCGGCGACGCCGAAGCCCGCCGCGCGCTGGCCTTCGCGCTCAATTACGCCGCTGCATACGACGCCGCGACCGAGGAGCTCGAAACTGCGCTTTCGCTGGAACCCGGCAACGTCAGCATCGCGATGGAGCTGGCATTCCAGTATCTCGCCCTCAACCGTGACGAGGACGCCATCGACCTGTACAACACCGTGCTAAAGCTGCAGCCCCGCAACAGCCGCGCCATGCTGCGCCTGTGTCGCGCCTATCGCAAGGTCGGGCAGTTCGACGAGGCGCTCACCCAATGCGAGAACGCCGTACGCGCCGACCCGTCCTATGTCGCGGCGCAGTTTCAGCTCGGCCTGCTGCGCTACAGCGAGCCGTACCGCGAATTCACCACCGCCGCCGAGAACTTCTCGACGTGTGTGTCGCTCGACCCGTCCAACGTCGAGTGCCTGTTCCGCTGGGGCCTGACCGATTACTACCGCTACCTCGCCACCAACGACACCGCGCTGTGCGGCTCGGCATGGGACAAGCTCAATCAGTCGCTGCAAATGGCGGACGGGCGGCCCAACTTGGAGCAGACGATCACCGACATTCAGCTTGGCATGGAGCACGTCGCGCGCGACTGCCCCGGCAACCTCGCCGCGCAGATGCCGCTCAACCTCACGCCGGTGCTGCTGGTGACCCCGACGGTCGACCCGCTGCTGGCCGCGACGCCTGAGCCGGGAGCGTGA
- a CDS encoding tetratricopeptide repeat protein produces MYLKPRRRTARRRGFSIRRVFVLIVVPLLIVGLIAVYENRDAIRPIVARVFNDVAQQAADTVATIGAPTPTPTPDPTDNRRLAEAAWSNGQFQEAVRLYASILPALPNDVTAHYYYTLGLIMQGQIDDAVEAAENTVTANPFSSDAWAIRALALNRSGDLRASIVSALRAIELKPDSARARAYLAESYADLGQFTRAQQEIERALEANPESYEAHYVSGLYQWEVNFDFITARNELQDAYDLSNGAAHVGLNLARLILFTPGQSDSETQAALALLQDILDRNPDSAPILYQMGTYSWRTLGDSDAGEAYLRRCVSAVPEDIFCNYELGRALNNLGKTDEARQAFERAIEAGSTNPYHYWWAGTTQLSGLGNCGSALRYFQPGYQILQAELAAGSTTYNSIENLEVLVSDYETAMAPCVGGSFGATPTPDPNATATPEPADA; encoded by the coding sequence ATGTATCTGAAGCCCCGCCGTCGCACCGCCCGCCGTCGTGGCTTCTCGATCCGCCGCGTGTTCGTGCTGATCGTGGTGCCGCTGCTCATCGTCGGGCTAATCGCCGTATATGAGAACCGCGACGCCATCCGGCCGATCGTCGCGCGCGTATTCAACGATGTCGCGCAGCAAGCCGCCGATACCGTCGCGACGATTGGTGCGCCGACCCCGACGCCAACGCCCGACCCAACCGACAACCGACGTCTCGCCGAAGCGGCGTGGTCGAACGGCCAGTTTCAGGAGGCGGTGCGGCTTTACGCGTCGATCCTGCCCGCCCTGCCCAACGACGTGACCGCGCATTACTACTACACGCTCGGACTCATCATGCAGGGGCAGATCGACGATGCCGTCGAGGCCGCCGAGAACACCGTCACGGCCAACCCGTTCAGCTCGGACGCATGGGCGATACGCGCGCTGGCGCTCAACCGCTCTGGCGACCTGCGCGCGTCGATCGTCAGCGCCCTGCGCGCGATCGAACTCAAGCCGGACAGCGCCCGTGCCCGTGCCTACTTGGCAGAATCGTACGCCGACCTCGGCCAGTTCACCCGCGCCCAGCAGGAGATCGAGCGTGCGCTGGAGGCCAACCCGGAAAGCTACGAGGCGCATTACGTCTCCGGCCTGTACCAGTGGGAGGTCAACTTCGACTTCATCACGGCGCGCAACGAGCTGCAGGACGCCTACGACCTCTCCAATGGCGCGGCCCATGTCGGCCTCAACCTTGCTCGTCTGATCCTATTCACGCCCGGCCAAAGCGACTCCGAGACTCAGGCCGCGCTGGCCCTGCTGCAAGACATCCTCGACCGCAACCCGGACAGCGCGCCGATCCTCTACCAGATGGGGACGTATTCGTGGCGTACCCTCGGCGACAGCGATGCCGGCGAAGCGTATCTGCGGCGGTGCGTGTCGGCTGTGCCGGAGGACATCTTCTGCAACTACGAGCTTGGGCGCGCGCTCAACAACCTCGGCAAAACCGACGAGGCGCGGCAGGCGTTCGAGCGCGCCATCGAGGCTGGCAGCACGAACCCGTATCACTACTGGTGGGCCGGCACGACCCAGCTTTCCGGCTTGGGCAACTGCGGCTCGGCGCTGCGCTACTTCCAGCCCGGTTATCAGATCCTGCAAGCCGAGTTGGCCGCTGGATCGACCACCTACAACTCGATCGAGAATCTCGAAGTCTTGGTGTCGGACTACGAAACGGCGATGGCCCCGTGTGTCGGCGGGTCGTTCGGCGCGACGCCCACCCCCGATCCGAACGCGACCGCGACGCCCGAGCCGGCCGACGCGTAG
- a CDS encoding GNAT family N-acetyltransferase: MPDMDIRPYTHADLPVMLDFVGRCNAAYPVGDTAHPGDIAHHLSNALRGADPGPYLLVATRGSEVVGLIQFYPHKGEIEMLMHPALRGGDDERALLRVAVAARDRLMQSLGKTAPAVIDLFSGDVYRGALLAEFGFVPDPAPRMAVTMRDLAAPNPAPALPDGFSIRSAAGVHEAGLLAAVHSAAFGSNWTPEKYRLVMETPGFVIDHERVVVAPDGTFAAFLVYWLDSISKIGLFEPVGCAEAYQRRGLVKALMYDTLELMRTAGMTRACVKHELDNPASTAAYASVGFVRVADYTTWTLPA, from the coding sequence ATGCCCGATATGGACATTCGACCGTACACGCACGCCGATCTGCCCGTTATGCTGGACTTTGTCGGGCGGTGCAACGCCGCGTATCCCGTCGGCGATACCGCCCATCCGGGCGACATCGCGCATCACTTAAGCAACGCCCTGCGCGGAGCAGACCCGGGGCCCTATCTGCTCGTCGCGACACGCGGTAGCGAGGTCGTCGGCCTGATCCAGTTCTACCCGCACAAGGGCGAAATCGAGATGCTGATGCATCCGGCGCTGCGCGGCGGCGATGACGAGCGCGCGCTGCTGCGGGTGGCTGTCGCCGCGCGCGACCGCTTGATGCAGTCGTTGGGAAAAACTGCGCCCGCCGTGATCGACCTGTTCAGCGGCGATGTGTACAGAGGCGCGCTGCTCGCCGAATTCGGCTTCGTGCCCGATCCCGCGCCGCGGATGGCGGTTACGATGCGCGATCTCGCCGCTCCTAACCCGGCGCCCGCCTTGCCGGACGGCTTCTCGATCCGCAGCGCGGCGGGCGTCCACGAGGCGGGACTGCTGGCGGCTGTGCATTCCGCGGCCTTCGGGTCCAATTGGACACCGGAGAAATACCGCCTTGTGATGGAGACGCCGGGGTTCGTTATAGATCACGAGCGCGTCGTCGTCGCGCCGGACGGGACGTTCGCGGCGTTTCTCGTCTACTGGCTCGACTCGATCAGCAAGATCGGCCTGTTCGAGCCGGTCGGCTGTGCCGAGGCGTATCAGCGTCGCGGCCTCGTCAAGGCGCTGATGTACGACACGCTGGAGCTCATGCGAACTGCCGGGATGACCCGCGCATGCGTCAAACACGAGCTCGACAACCCGGCATCGACGGCGGCGTATGCCTCGGTCGGGTTTGTGCGCGTCGCCGACTACACCACATGGACGCTCCCGGCGTAG
- a CDS encoding YfcE family phosphodiesterase: MPVTLGVLSDTHWPTRVPSVQYEAIEAAFAGVSLILHAGDIETPDVLDRLRQIAPVEAVGGDDDQFDLPRHRVIEIGGKRIGLTHGQRPFLIERRDRVQRLFGIQTDPWNGMFADLLRWFAGEAVDAIVFGHWHRTYSGVHDGVLLFNPGAVYAPTPTMLRWQMTTPQPLIRRLALPVWLRRSEATPPEKRPVPTVGLLTITDASDFETRWVELPRVM, encoded by the coding sequence ATGCCTGTGACCCTCGGGGTCCTCAGCGACACGCACTGGCCGACGCGCGTCCCGTCCGTCCAGTACGAGGCGATCGAAGCGGCGTTTGCAGGCGTCTCGCTGATTTTGCACGCCGGCGACATCGAGACGCCCGACGTGCTCGATCGCCTGCGGCAGATCGCGCCGGTCGAGGCAGTCGGCGGCGACGACGACCAATTCGACCTGCCGCGCCACCGGGTAATCGAGATTGGGGGCAAGCGAATCGGCCTGACGCACGGCCAGCGTCCGTTCCTGATCGAACGGCGCGACCGCGTGCAGCGGCTGTTCGGCATCCAGACCGACCCGTGGAACGGCATGTTTGCGGACTTGCTGCGCTGGTTCGCCGGCGAAGCCGTGGACGCGATCGTGTTCGGCCACTGGCACCGCACGTACAGCGGCGTGCACGACGGCGTGCTGCTGTTCAACCCCGGCGCGGTGTATGCCCCGACACCCACCATGCTGCGGTGGCAGATGACCACGCCTCAGCCGCTGATCCGCCGCCTCGCGCTGCCGGTATGGCTGCGCCGGTCGGAAGCGACCCCGCCGGAGAAACGCCCCGTGCCCACCGTCGGCCTCCTGACGATCACGGACGCCAGCGACTTCGAGACGCGCTGGGTCGAGCTTCCGCGTGTGATGTGA